A single region of the Pseudomonas sp. PDM14 genome encodes:
- a CDS encoding PaaI family thioesterase, producing the protein MSDNPILERAERFLSALRHCQVLGLQVHEAVASGLTLRLPYSTQIVGDPQSGVIHGGAITTLMDTTCGISTVCVLPEFEICPTLDLRIDYMRPAQPNKDVFGFAECYRVTENIIFTRGYAYQDNPQEPIAHVVGAFMRMGKPTELKRSAKGVA; encoded by the coding sequence GAGCGATAACCCCATTCTAGAGCGCGCCGAGCGCTTTCTTTCGGCCCTGCGCCACTGCCAGGTGCTGGGCCTGCAGGTGCACGAGGCGGTCGCCTCCGGCCTGACCCTGCGCCTGCCGTACAGCACGCAGATCGTCGGCGATCCGCAGAGCGGGGTGATCCACGGTGGCGCGATCACCACTCTGATGGACACCACCTGTGGCATCTCCACCGTGTGCGTGCTGCCGGAATTCGAGATCTGCCCGACGCTCGACCTGCGCATCGACTACATGCGCCCGGCCCAGCCGAACAAGGACGTGTTCGGCTTCGCCGAGTGCTACCGGGTCACCGAGAACATCATCTTCACCCGCGGTTACGCCTACCAGGACAACCCGCAGGAGCCGATCGCCCACGTGGTCGGCGCGTTCATGCGCATGGGCAAGCCGACCGAACTCAAGCGCTCTGCCAAGGGAGTGGCCTGA